The Brevibacillus brevis genome contains a region encoding:
- a CDS encoding sulfite exporter TauE/SafE family protein, which translates to MTIDLVITLFVIGFAGSFISGLVGIGGSIIKYPMLLYIPPALGFVAYTAHEVSGISAVQVFFATLAAVWSLRKDKLIHYQLVLYMGSAIIVGSLLGGYGGKFLSAEAIHIVYAILATIAVILMFLPKKRVDEREQTEVIFHKPTAVLSALVVGGASGIVGAAGAFILVPIMLIILKIPTRVTIASSLAITFLSSIGSTVGKWMAGDILLWPSVVMVIASILAAPIGTKVSKRLNTRILQTILALLILGTTIKIWADIFIFIGV; encoded by the coding sequence ATGACTATCGACCTTGTGATCACACTGTTTGTTATCGGTTTCGCGGGATCGTTTATCTCTGGTCTCGTCGGAATCGGGGGCTCCATCATCAAGTATCCGATGCTTTTGTACATTCCGCCCGCCCTTGGATTCGTTGCTTACACGGCTCACGAAGTATCCGGAATAAGTGCCGTCCAAGTATTTTTTGCCACTCTGGCTGCTGTTTGGTCTCTACGCAAAGATAAGCTTATTCATTACCAGCTGGTTCTGTACATGGGAAGTGCCATTATTGTCGGGAGTTTGCTTGGAGGGTATGGAGGGAAATTTCTTTCGGCTGAAGCCATCCATATCGTTTACGCCATTCTGGCCACCATAGCTGTAATCTTGATGTTCCTGCCAAAAAAGCGAGTGGACGAACGAGAACAGACCGAGGTTATCTTTCATAAACCAACAGCCGTATTATCCGCTTTGGTTGTCGGGGGCGCCTCCGGAATTGTCGGGGCAGCTGGCGCTTTTATTTTGGTTCCCATCATGTTGATCATCCTCAAGATTCCGACAAGAGTAACGATTGCTTCCTCTCTTGCTATTACGTTTCTTTCCTCCATCGGTTCGACGGTAGGGAAATGGATGGCGGGGGACATATTGCTGTGGCCATCCGTGGTCATGGTAATCGCCAGCATCCTGGCAGCGCCCATCGGTACGAAGGTCAGCAAACGGTTGAACACCCGGATTCTCCAAACCATTCTTGCCTTGTTGATCCTAGGAACCACGATTAAGATTTGGGCCGACATCTTCATTTTCATAGGGGTGTGA
- a CDS encoding MBL fold metallo-hydrolase gives MLLRYFYDEMLAHASYLVGCQKTGEAIVIDPARNLAPYFQVAKAEGVTIVAATETHIHADFVSGARELGAAYQAKLFLSNEGDEDWKYQYLEGLNHQLVHDGDSFLIGNLLFEVMHTPGHTPESISFLLTDLGGNADRPIGIFTGDFVFVGDIGRPDLLEKAAGMKGTSEAGARAMFQSLQKFKQLPDYLQVWPAHGAGSACGKALGAVPSSTVGYEKLFNWAMLHSSEEEFVKALLDGQPEPPKYFAVMKRVNKEGPALLKELPVIQEFNSIEAVKELLENGQIVDTRPFQEFAKGHLEGTLHIPFNKSFANWAGWIVDYNRPVHILATPDELDGTLQALHAVGIDRVTGFIDIGKLLEREESSLETIEEVTPLEIAERVEKGVVHVVDVRNLAEWKEGHIPDAQHVMLGTLAMRLDEIPHDKPLLVQCRSGARSAIGASILQANGFKDVMNLSGGILKWQIDGLALVERG, from the coding sequence ATGTTGTTGCGTTACTTTTATGATGAAATGCTGGCCCATGCATCCTATCTGGTCGGCTGCCAAAAAACCGGGGAGGCGATCGTGATCGATCCCGCCCGCAATCTGGCTCCTTATTTTCAAGTCGCCAAAGCAGAGGGGGTTACGATTGTAGCCGCCACCGAAACCCACATTCACGCTGATTTTGTATCTGGTGCCAGGGAACTGGGTGCAGCTTATCAGGCCAAGCTGTTTTTATCCAATGAGGGCGATGAAGATTGGAAATATCAATACTTGGAAGGATTGAACCATCAGCTTGTCCACGATGGGGATTCCTTTTTGATCGGGAACTTGCTATTTGAAGTCATGCATACCCCTGGCCATACCCCTGAGAGCATCTCCTTCCTTTTGACAGACCTCGGAGGGAATGCAGATCGCCCCATCGGGATCTTCACGGGAGATTTCGTCTTTGTCGGCGATATCGGCAGGCCGGACTTGCTCGAAAAAGCGGCGGGTATGAAGGGTACGTCCGAGGCAGGTGCAAGAGCTATGTTCCAGTCCCTCCAAAAATTCAAGCAACTGCCGGATTATTTGCAGGTATGGCCAGCTCATGGCGCAGGAAGTGCTTGCGGGAAAGCACTGGGAGCCGTACCGTCTTCTACCGTCGGTTATGAAAAGCTCTTTAACTGGGCGATGTTACACTCCAGTGAAGAGGAATTCGTCAAGGCACTCCTGGATGGACAACCAGAGCCACCGAAGTATTTTGCAGTGATGAAACGCGTGAATAAAGAAGGCCCTGCGTTGCTCAAGGAACTCCCTGTTATCCAAGAGTTCAACTCGATTGAAGCGGTAAAGGAATTGCTGGAAAACGGTCAAATTGTGGATACGCGTCCTTTCCAGGAATTTGCCAAGGGGCATCTGGAAGGAACACTTCATATTCCTTTTAACAAATCATTTGCCAACTGGGCGGGCTGGATCGTCGATTACAATCGCCCGGTTCACATCCTGGCCACTCCAGATGAGCTGGACGGGACTTTGCAAGCCTTGCATGCCGTAGGGATTGATCGTGTTACGGGCTTTATCGATATCGGTAAGCTATTGGAAAGGGAAGAGTCTTCGCTCGAGACAATCGAAGAGGTAACACCGTTAGAGATTGCAGAAAGGGTGGAAAAGGGAGTGGTTCATGTAGTAGATGTACGTAATCTAGCTGAGTGGAAGGAAGGGCACATTCCGGACGCACAGCACGTCATGCTCGGTACACTCGCAATGCGGCTGGATGAGATTCCTCACGATAAGCCGCTTCTCGTACAGTGCCGTTCCGGTGCCCGATCCGCCATTGGCGCAAGCATTCTTCAGGCAAATGGATTTAAGGATGTCATGAATTTAAGCGGCGGAATCTTGAAATGGCAAATAGACGGCTTGGCACTTGTAGAACGAGGATAA
- a CDS encoding ABC transporter ATP-binding protein has product MFDNIVRVENLAKSFEIGGGQRVRAVDRVSFEIRRGETLGIVGESGCGKSTLGRTIVGLYPATAGRILFQGKDITRMDRRERREANRHMQLIFQDPQASLNPRLRVGDIIAEGIDSYGLAKGKEREERIYRLLELVGLHPSHAKRFPHEFSGGQRQRIGIARALAVEPSFIVADESISALDVSIQAQIVNLLADLQAERSITYLFIAHDLSMVKHISDRIGVMYLGQMMELAPSEELFATPLHPYTQALISAMPVSHPAKREEREQIVLTGEPPSPIHPPSGCPFRTRCPVTQGICAETAPDWKEVRHGHWIACHLVQ; this is encoded by the coding sequence ATGTTTGACAACATTGTGCGGGTAGAGAATCTCGCCAAATCATTTGAGATTGGCGGAGGACAGCGGGTTAGAGCTGTTGACCGCGTCTCTTTTGAAATCAGGCGAGGGGAGACGCTCGGAATCGTCGGGGAAAGCGGCTGCGGCAAGTCTACGCTGGGCAGGACGATCGTGGGCCTGTACCCGGCTACTGCAGGGCGAATCTTGTTTCAAGGTAAAGACATCACCAGAATGGACAGACGCGAGCGTAGGGAAGCAAACCGCCACATGCAGCTGATCTTCCAGGATCCGCAAGCCTCGCTCAATCCACGATTACGAGTGGGTGACATCATCGCCGAAGGAATCGATTCCTATGGATTGGCAAAAGGAAAAGAGCGGGAAGAGCGCATCTATCGGCTACTGGAGCTGGTAGGATTGCACCCAAGCCACGCAAAACGCTTTCCGCATGAATTCAGTGGCGGACAGCGACAACGTATCGGAATTGCCCGCGCGCTTGCGGTGGAGCCCAGCTTTATCGTGGCAGACGAGTCCATCTCCGCACTGGATGTGTCTATTCAGGCGCAAATCGTCAATCTTTTAGCCGATCTTCAGGCAGAGCGGTCTATCACCTACCTGTTTATCGCCCATGACCTGTCGATGGTGAAGCACATCAGCGACCGGATTGGCGTGATGTACCTGGGACAGATGATGGAGCTGGCACCGAGCGAGGAGTTGTTTGCCACGCCGCTACATCCGTACACACAGGCCTTGATCTCGGCCATGCCCGTCTCCCATCCAGCCAAGCGCGAAGAGCGGGAGCAGATTGTACTGACTGGAGAACCGCCCAGCCCCATTCATCCGCCAAGCGGTTGCCCGTTTCGCACCAGATGTCCAGTTACCCAAGGCATTTGCGCCGAAACAGCGCCGGACTGGAAGGAGGTGAGGCACGGACACTGGATCGCTTGCCATCTTGTACAGTAG
- a CDS encoding ABC transporter permease produces the protein MLHYAVKRGFLMIVTLWIIVTVTFVTMHLIPGDPFASDAKMLPEEVVKNMRAEYNLDQPITVQYLLYLKGLLQFDLGPSIQSKTRDVNTLIAEGFPASAVLGLQSFIVALAGGITLGIVAALYHNRTLDFLSMFAAIIGISVPSFILAPLLIKYLAVKWEFFPVAAWGSWEHSILPTLALAIGPLAIIARFVRASMLEVWQQEYISTAEAKGLGTFSIVVRHGMRNAILPVLTFIGPLFANLMTGTFVVEKIFAIPGLGKYFVESIFNRDYPVILGMTVFYSFVLIFTLYIIDLLYRVIDPRIRLTSGGK, from the coding sequence GTGCTTCATTATGCGGTCAAGCGTGGCTTTCTCATGATCGTTACCCTGTGGATCATTGTCACAGTAACGTTTGTGACCATGCACCTGATTCCGGGTGACCCGTTCGCATCTGACGCCAAAATGCTTCCCGAAGAAGTGGTGAAGAACATGCGGGCGGAGTACAACCTGGATCAGCCAATCACGGTACAGTATCTGCTCTATCTGAAAGGATTGCTGCAATTTGACTTGGGGCCCTCAATCCAGTCCAAGACGAGGGATGTGAACACGCTCATTGCAGAAGGATTTCCCGCCTCGGCTGTCCTGGGACTCCAGTCGTTTATTGTCGCGCTGGCAGGTGGAATCACACTGGGAATTGTAGCGGCACTCTATCACAATCGAACCTTGGATTTCTTGTCCATGTTTGCAGCCATCATCGGGATTTCCGTCCCCAGTTTTATTCTGGCGCCACTGTTGATCAAGTACTTGGCTGTCAAATGGGAGTTTTTTCCCGTTGCTGCGTGGGGGAGCTGGGAACACTCGATTCTTCCAACGCTTGCGCTCGCTATCGGTCCGCTCGCCATTATCGCCCGTTTCGTCCGAGCCAGCATGCTTGAGGTTTGGCAGCAGGAATACATAAGCACGGCGGAGGCGAAAGGGCTCGGCACCTTTTCGATTGTCGTAAGACACGGGATGCGCAATGCCATCCTGCCGGTTCTTACCTTTATCGGTCCGCTGTTTGCCAACCTGATGACCGGAACCTTTGTGGTGGAAAAGATTTTCGCCATTCCCGGGCTCGGCAAATACTTCGTGGAAAGCATTTTTAACCGCGATTATCCCGTTATTTTGGGAATGACAGTGTTTTACAGCTTTGTACTCATTTTTACTTTGTACATCATCGACCTGCTGTATCGGGTGATTGACCCGCGCATCAGATTGACGAGTGGAGGGAAGTAG
- a CDS encoding ABC transporter ATP-binding protein, whose protein sequence is MKPLLEVDLLRVSFRTYGGEVQAVRGVSFSVKEGETLAIVGESGCGKSVTARALMGMIPPRSGQVKGGSIRFRGRELTGLTKLEWQQVRGSQIGMIFQDPMTSLNPTMKIGQQIAEGLIKHRKQTKTEAMEETLKLLERVGIPEAARRFEQYPHELSGGMRQRVGIAMALACQPQLVIADEPTTALDVTIQAQILRLMKELQEQLNTSIILITHDLGVVAEVADQVAVMYAGVVVESGPVGEIFDNPRHPYTQGLLQSVPRLDAGKKERLIPIEGTPPDLFRPPAGCPFAARCRFAMEVCLEHMPQSKSFFNQHEASCWLNDPRAQRADAWMVAGREIHV, encoded by the coding sequence GTGAAGCCATTGTTAGAAGTAGATCTGTTGCGCGTCTCCTTTCGTACGTACGGCGGAGAGGTGCAGGCAGTAAGAGGGGTTTCCTTTTCTGTAAAGGAGGGAGAGACGCTGGCCATTGTCGGGGAAAGCGGCTGCGGAAAAAGTGTGACTGCGCGGGCATTGATGGGGATGATTCCTCCACGATCCGGACAGGTAAAAGGCGGCAGCATTCGGTTTCGCGGGCGGGAACTGACGGGGCTGACCAAGCTGGAATGGCAGCAGGTTCGTGGCTCGCAGATTGGGATGATCTTTCAGGACCCGATGACCTCGCTGAACCCCACGATGAAAATCGGCCAGCAGATTGCAGAAGGGCTGATCAAACATCGAAAGCAGACGAAGACAGAAGCAATGGAAGAGACGCTGAAACTGCTGGAGAGGGTAGGCATTCCGGAGGCAGCGAGGCGATTTGAACAATATCCGCATGAACTAAGCGGAGGCATGCGGCAGCGTGTCGGAATCGCCATGGCGCTTGCCTGCCAACCGCAGTTGGTTATCGCCGACGAGCCGACGACGGCGCTCGACGTGACCATTCAGGCCCAGATCCTTCGTCTGATGAAGGAATTGCAGGAGCAGTTGAACACCTCGATCATTCTGATCACCCACGATCTGGGCGTAGTCGCAGAGGTAGCCGATCAAGTAGCGGTCATGTACGCAGGCGTAGTGGTGGAGAGCGGCCCGGTGGGAGAAATCTTCGACAATCCGCGCCATCCATACACACAAGGGCTGTTGCAGTCTGTGCCACGCCTCGATGCAGGCAAAAAAGAGCGGCTGATCCCCATCGAAGGGACACCGCCGGATCTGTTTCGTCCGCCTGCCGGTTGTCCGTTCGCTGCCCGTTGCCGGTTTGCCATGGAAGTTTGTCTGGAGCATATGCCGCAATCGAAATCGTTTTTCAATCAGCATGAGGCGAGCTGCTGGTTGAACGACCCGCGTGCCCAAAGAGCGGATGCGTGGATGGTAGCAGGGAGGGAGATACATGTTTGA
- a CDS encoding aspartyl-phosphate phosphatase Spo0E family protein has protein sequence MLNIKALVSSLEREVPVHLGTSPKRERVGAPKNKCTIWGSGKEASRHHLDLEKSIEQLRQQMIELAGKHGLTSDVVLGVSQQLDKYIVMAQNNHKTDSLW, from the coding sequence GTGCTTAACATAAAAGCTCTCGTAAGTTCATTAGAAAGGGAAGTCCCTGTGCACCTAGGAACATCCCCGAAAAGAGAAAGAGTAGGTGCCCCTAAAAACAAGTGCACGATCTGGGGCTCGGGAAAAGAAGCAAGTCGACACCACTTAGATTTAGAAAAAAGCATCGAGCAACTACGACAGCAAATGATTGAATTGGCAGGAAAACATGGTCTTACAAGTGATGTAGTTTTGGGGGTAAGCCAGCAATTGGACAAATATATTGTGATGGCGCAAAACAACCATAAAACGGATAGCCTCTGGTAA
- a CDS encoding ABC transporter permease: MANQATQLDSLFRPVDRNRLSEEILERPSLSYWQEVLQRVFRNKLAMLGFFLLMAVVTLSIIGPMLVPHSPHEQSLTKGNLPLSGEHWFGTDDLGRDMWARTWVGGQISLFIGVAAAAIDLVIGVCIGGISGYMAGRNELGDRVDNILMRLAEILYSIPYLLVVILLMVVLEPGLATIIIALSLTGWVGMARLVRGQIMQIKRQEFVLAAEKLGTSHAKIIIKHLLPNTIGVIIVNLTFTIPHAIFAESFLSFLGLGVQAPTASWGTMANDALAVMLSGQWWRLFFPGFMISLTMFACNALGDGLQDALDPRIRK; this comes from the coding sequence ATGGCCAATCAGGCAACACAACTGGATTCCCTGTTTCGACCAGTCGACCGAAACCGGCTTTCCGAAGAAATTCTGGAACGTCCCAGTCTTAGTTATTGGCAGGAGGTATTGCAGCGGGTATTCCGCAACAAGCTGGCAATGCTCGGGTTCTTCCTGCTCATGGCAGTGGTGACCCTCTCGATCATCGGTCCGATGCTCGTTCCTCACAGCCCGCATGAGCAGTCATTGACAAAGGGGAATCTGCCGCTGTCGGGCGAGCACTGGTTTGGAACGGATGACTTGGGTCGGGACATGTGGGCACGTACCTGGGTAGGCGGTCAAATCTCTTTGTTTATTGGTGTGGCGGCTGCTGCCATCGACCTAGTGATCGGTGTATGCATCGGTGGGATATCCGGTTACATGGCAGGGAGGAACGAGCTGGGCGACCGTGTGGACAACATTTTGATGCGGTTGGCTGAAATTCTGTACAGCATTCCGTATCTGCTGGTGGTCATCCTGCTGATGGTGGTTCTGGAGCCTGGTCTCGCAACGATCATTATTGCCCTTTCACTAACCGGCTGGGTCGGCATGGCCCGCCTGGTCAGAGGACAAATCATGCAGATCAAGCGTCAGGAGTTTGTGCTGGCTGCAGAAAAGCTGGGTACCTCCCATGCCAAAATCATCATCAAACATCTGCTGCCGAATACGATCGGCGTCATCATCGTCAACCTGACCTTTACGATACCGCACGCGATTTTCGCCGAATCGTTTCTCAGCTTTCTTGGGCTGGGTGTGCAAGCGCCAACTGCCAGCTGGGGAACGATGGCCAACGACGCGCTGGCGGTTATGCTGAGCGGACAGTGGTGGCGGTTGTTTTTTCCGGGATTTATGATTTCGCTTACCATGTTCGCGTGCAACGCGCTCGGGGATGGTTTGCAGGACGCACTGGACCCGCGGATCAGGAAATGA
- a CDS encoding peptide ABC transporter substrate-binding protein codes for MKKGLLAFAALLALAIPALSACGSDKPAASSDQQTGAAVKQVITANLRGEPYTLDPAFASDTTSYWVIDHLYEGLYRYSQNGDISEGAAEKVEVSPDGKTYTFTLRPDMKWSNGDALTAHDYEYSWKRVLNPQTAAYEPSALYYIQGAEAYNTGKGSVDEVQIKAKDDRTLIVGLKDPITYFPKIMMSRAYLPVNKKVVDADKNWAAEAKGIVTNGPYTVESWDHNSQLTIAKSQSYWEKEQVTMDTVHFKMVNEATTYYQMFKTGALDLIDSLPIDVIEQEKEKEEYKSFPDYSIYTYTFNVEEKPFTNAKIRQAFSYAIDRDILTKNVTKGGQLPAYGYTPFGVKTPSGKDFREEVAPYYQFDPAKAKQLLAEGLKEEGWTELPPITLKYSTAENHKKIAEALQEMFKQNLGVQVKLENQEWKTYIDTFKQKNFQIARMGWGGDYLDPLAMLELYTGKSSRNFTNWANPKFDELIEKAKVEQNEEARMKLLHDAETILMQDMPVIPVYFNNENYLNSKKIEGIRFSVTGTPDLRWAKRVAE; via the coding sequence ATGAAAAAGGGATTGCTCGCTTTTGCCGCATTGCTGGCGCTCGCTATACCTGCGCTTTCTGCGTGCGGCAGCGATAAACCGGCAGCGTCTTCCGATCAACAGACGGGAGCAGCTGTCAAACAAGTTATTACCGCTAATCTGCGGGGCGAACCGTACACATTAGACCCGGCGTTTGCTTCCGATACCACCTCATATTGGGTGATTGACCATCTGTACGAAGGATTGTACCGATACAGCCAAAATGGGGACATCAGCGAAGGCGCAGCCGAAAAGGTGGAAGTCTCCCCTGACGGCAAAACCTACACGTTTACTCTGCGTCCCGATATGAAATGGTCGAACGGTGATGCGTTGACGGCGCATGACTACGAATACTCCTGGAAGCGCGTGCTGAATCCGCAGACTGCCGCCTATGAACCATCTGCGCTCTACTACATACAAGGCGCGGAGGCATACAACACGGGCAAAGGCAGCGTAGATGAGGTTCAGATCAAGGCAAAGGATGACCGCACACTCATCGTCGGACTGAAAGACCCCATCACCTATTTTCCGAAAATCATGATGAGTCGCGCCTATCTGCCGGTGAACAAGAAAGTCGTGGATGCGGATAAAAACTGGGCGGCCGAAGCGAAAGGCATCGTGACCAATGGCCCGTACACCGTGGAGAGCTGGGACCACAACAGTCAGCTGACAATCGCCAAAAGCCAGAGCTACTGGGAGAAAGAACAGGTAACGATGGACACCGTCCACTTCAAGATGGTAAACGAAGCGACCACCTACTACCAAATGTTCAAAACGGGAGCCCTCGACCTGATTGACTCCCTGCCGATCGATGTGATTGAGCAGGAAAAAGAAAAAGAAGAGTATAAATCATTCCCGGACTACAGCATTTATACGTACACGTTCAACGTAGAGGAAAAGCCGTTTACTAATGCGAAAATTCGTCAGGCCTTTTCGTACGCGATCGACAGGGACATCCTGACGAAAAACGTGACCAAGGGGGGCCAGCTTCCGGCGTACGGTTATACGCCATTCGGTGTGAAAACTCCTTCGGGCAAAGACTTCCGAGAAGAAGTGGCGCCTTACTATCAGTTTGATCCAGCTAAGGCGAAACAACTTCTGGCGGAAGGCTTGAAGGAAGAAGGCTGGACAGAGCTTCCGCCGATTACATTGAAATACAGCACCGCAGAAAACCACAAGAAGATCGCCGAAGCGCTGCAAGAAATGTTCAAGCAAAATCTGGGCGTGCAAGTGAAGCTGGAAAATCAGGAGTGGAAAACGTACATCGATACGTTCAAGCAGAAAAACTTCCAGATTGCCCGCATGGGTTGGGGCGGCGATTACCTCGATCCGCTTGCGATGCTGGAGCTGTACACAGGTAAAAGCTCGCGTAACTTCACCAACTGGGCCAATCCAAAGTTTGACGAACTGATCGAAAAAGCAAAGGTCGAGCAAAACGAGGAAGCACGCATGAAGCTTCTGCACGACGCCGAAACCATTTTGATGCAGGACATGCCCGTCATCCCGGTTTATTTCAATAACGAAAACTACCTCAACAGCAAAAAAATCGAAGGCATCCGCTTTAGTGTAACCGGGACACCGGACCTGCGCTGGGCGAAAAGAGTGGCAGAGTAA
- a CDS encoding aminotransferase-like domain-containing protein: MFQDFKLVSDRPVAIQVKEYVKRLIIKGALQADQKLPSTREMSSLLKVSRNTVIAAYEGLEDDGFAYAIPGKGSYVTAMVGHFVADNGGADNAVSWQIDWKARMNEYAVSAAELDMMKQGIRAKKGTISFTSIAPDEQLFDLGDVRRAFMDRMAIEGQVLLNYGYAKGYKPLIDYLMRYMENKGVDLTGKDMVITSGFTEGFDIVLSALRPSARRGAAICENPTHHTAIKNLKLQGFEITGIPMERDGIDVEQLEAVLQKQTNSFDLAYLTPSYHNPTGIVMSPAKRTAVMKVMMRYQIPVIEDGFNEELRYSGAHVAPLIAAAGQGNGVIYIGSFSKVLFPGLRVGWVLGDKALIDHLESMKRARTIHTSTIDQSILYQYLLNGNFDKYVKKARMEYKRKYELTKACCEAHLPEAQLSGDGGLHLFLTFPSGVNTRQLLEACTEEGVIFTPGDKFFIQEGTGTNTLRLGFSRVTDENIERGIQIIGKQARRFLET; this comes from the coding sequence ATGTTCCAGGATTTCAAGCTTGTTAGTGACCGTCCAGTCGCGATACAAGTGAAAGAATACGTCAAACGCTTAATAATCAAAGGCGCGCTTCAGGCGGATCAAAAGCTGCCCTCCACACGAGAGATGAGCAGTTTGCTAAAAGTGAGTCGCAATACAGTCATTGCAGCCTACGAAGGCTTAGAGGATGACGGATTTGCGTATGCGATTCCCGGTAAAGGCAGCTATGTAACCGCTATGGTAGGCCATTTCGTTGCAGATAATGGAGGAGCTGACAACGCCGTCTCCTGGCAGATCGACTGGAAGGCACGAATGAACGAATATGCGGTATCCGCAGCAGAGCTGGACATGATGAAGCAGGGCATTCGCGCCAAAAAAGGAACCATCTCGTTCACAAGCATCGCACCGGATGAGCAATTGTTTGATCTGGGGGATGTAAGGCGAGCCTTTATGGATCGGATGGCAATCGAAGGACAGGTTCTGCTCAACTATGGCTATGCCAAGGGCTACAAGCCACTGATCGATTACTTGATGCGTTATATGGAGAATAAGGGCGTTGATTTGACCGGCAAGGATATGGTGATTACAAGCGGGTTTACAGAAGGTTTTGACATCGTGCTATCGGCACTGCGTCCTTCTGCGCGTCGTGGAGCAGCCATTTGTGAAAATCCGACTCATCATACAGCGATCAAGAATTTGAAGTTGCAAGGATTCGAGATTACCGGCATTCCGATGGAGAGAGATGGTATTGATGTGGAGCAGCTTGAGGCGGTATTGCAGAAGCAGACAAACAGCTTCGACCTGGCCTATTTGACTCCTTCCTATCACAATCCGACAGGAATTGTCATGTCGCCAGCGAAGCGCACTGCCGTTATGAAAGTAATGATGCGCTATCAGATTCCGGTGATTGAGGATGGATTCAATGAGGAACTGCGCTACTCGGGGGCGCATGTTGCGCCATTAATCGCGGCAGCAGGGCAAGGGAACGGAGTCATCTATATTGGTAGCTTCTCCAAGGTACTGTTCCCTGGATTGCGAGTGGGCTGGGTGCTCGGAGACAAGGCACTGATCGACCATCTGGAAAGCATGAAGCGTGCACGTACCATTCATACTTCAACCATTGATCAATCGATCCTCTATCAATATTTGCTGAATGGAAATTTCGATAAATATGTCAAAAAAGCACGTATGGAATATAAGCGCAAATATGAGCTGACGAAGGCATGCTGTGAAGCGCATCTCCCTGAGGCGCAGCTGTCTGGCGATGGGGGCTTGCATTTGTTTCTTACCTTCCCCTCTGGCGTAAATACACGCCAGCTGCTAGAAGCTTGCACAGAGGAGGGTGTCATTTTTACACCGGGGGACAAATTTTTTATTCAAGAAGGAACAGGGACGAATACCTTGCGACTAGGTTTTTCACGAGTAACGGATGAAAATATCGAGCGGGGTATTCAGATAATCGGCAAACAGGCGCGTCGCTTTCTTGAGACATAA
- a CDS encoding aminopeptidase P family protein: MTITLDSKVFINRRQRLAEKMPDHSALVLFSGAVKTRSNDDKFLFSPNRNFYYLTGIARSNLILMITKRAGIVTETLFLQRPNELEAKWTGAVLSDQEAKEQSGIEHCDYLDEWLESFGTFMRRCEGKCSLYLDLYRYLWSDELTPAENFAEDAQKKYRTLQIHDAGPWLKELRMVKSPAEIEEIRRAIAITDEAIRRMWSHARPGMMEYELEAHYDFTLKSHGVRELPYLPIIASGINATILHYEANNQRTEDGDLLLLDLGAASNYYAADISRTFPVNGRFTERQKAIYQLVLEAEIKTIEAVKPGVTLPQLNDVTKQVLTDGLLRLGLIQDSNELSKYYYHSVSHHLGLDTHDFSDYSVTMQPGMVITIEPGLYIEEEAIGIRIEDNVLVTEDGCEVLSSQIPKEIEEVELLIGNKK; encoded by the coding sequence ATGACAATAACTTTGGATTCAAAAGTGTTCATCAATCGCCGTCAAAGACTCGCGGAAAAAATGCCTGATCACAGCGCACTTGTCCTATTTTCAGGGGCTGTAAAGACACGCAGCAATGACGATAAATTTCTGTTTTCACCGAACCGCAACTTCTATTATTTAACCGGCATTGCGCGCAGCAACCTCATTCTTATGATCACGAAACGCGCTGGCATCGTGACCGAAACGTTATTTCTTCAGCGCCCAAATGAACTGGAAGCGAAATGGACAGGGGCCGTCTTATCGGATCAAGAGGCGAAAGAGCAATCTGGTATCGAACACTGCGACTATCTCGATGAGTGGCTGGAGTCATTTGGAACCTTTATGAGGCGCTGCGAAGGCAAGTGCTCGCTTTATCTTGACTTGTATCGCTATCTGTGGAGCGATGAGCTGACGCCCGCAGAGAATTTTGCTGAAGACGCGCAAAAAAAATACCGGACCCTGCAGATTCACGATGCGGGCCCATGGCTGAAAGAACTGCGTATGGTAAAGAGTCCGGCAGAAATTGAAGAAATCAGACGTGCGATTGCGATCACGGATGAAGCAATCCGGCGTATGTGGTCGCATGCACGTCCTGGAATGATGGAATATGAGCTAGAAGCGCACTATGATTTCACGTTGAAGTCCCATGGTGTTCGCGAGCTTCCTTATTTACCCATTATTGCTAGCGGAATCAATGCTACTATTTTGCACTATGAAGCGAATAATCAGCGTACGGAAGATGGTGACCTGCTCCTTCTCGACCTCGGTGCAGCATCGAATTACTATGCGGCTGACATTTCGCGAACGTTTCCCGTGAATGGTCGCTTTACAGAACGTCAGAAAGCGATCTATCAACTCGTGCTCGAAGCAGAAATCAAGACGATCGAAGCAGTGAAGCCTGGTGTCACACTTCCACAACTCAATGATGTCACGAAACAAGTCTTGACAGATGGCCTCCTACGTCTCGGTCTCATCCAAGACAGCAATGAGCTGTCCAAATACTACTATCATTCCGTGTCTCATCACCTTGGACTGGATACGCACGATTTTTCGGATTACAGTGTTACCATGCAACCAGGTATGGTGATCACGATTGAACCTGGTCTGTACATAGAGGAAGAAGCGATTGGCATTCGGATTGAAGATAATGTGTTAGTAACAGAAGACGGCTGCGAGGTGCTCTCATCGCAGATCCCGAAGGAAATCGAAGAAGTGGAATTGTTGATCGGGAATAAGAAATAG